A window of the Miscanthus floridulus cultivar M001 chromosome 14, ASM1932011v1, whole genome shotgun sequence genome harbors these coding sequences:
- the LOC136503974 gene encoding uncharacterized mitochondrial protein AtMg00810-like → MAAHFRMSDLGTLSYYLSIEVTQGKEALMLGQSAYALKLLEQSDIAEWKPCMTPMKERLKLKKGRTVVKVDATLYRSIIGGLRYLVHTRPDIAFIVGFMENPQEDHWAAVKRRLRYIKGTVDQVIVFPKTGRIGLQLTVFSDADMAGDIDGRRSSFGLLVFLRSAPISWLSLK, encoded by the coding sequence atggcggctcattttcgaatgagcgatctcggcacgctctcctactacctcagcatcgaggtgacacaggggaaggaggcgctcatgcTCGGCCAGAGCGCGTACGCCTTGAAGCTGTTGGAGCAGAGCGACATAGCTGAGTGGAAGCCGTGCATGACTCCGAtgaaggagcggctgaagctgaagAAGGGCCGTACTGTggtgaaggtagatgcaacactctatcgaAGCATCATtggtggtctgcgctacctagtccacacaaggccggacattgcgttcatcGTGGGCTTCATGGAGAATCCCCAAGAGGATCACTGGGCCGCAGTGAAGCGGCGactgcgctacatcaaggggacggtggatcaggtgatcgtcttccccaagaccggcagAATTGgtctgcagctcactgtgttcagcgatgcagacatggcgggggacatcgacggacgacggagctcCTTTGGCTTGCTCGTCTTCCTTCgatcggctccaatctcatggctgtcgctgaaatag